The Natrinema amylolyticum genome includes the window CCGCTTGCACTCTATCGTCGACGGCGCCCGCGCGCAATCTAGGGCCCACTCTGTATGGTCGCGCTCCAAGTGTTCGCCATAGCTGAGCACCACCCTGCTTTGACCGACTGGCCGCCGTGCTGTCTCCCGACCGTAACACCTTTTCTGTTTCTGTAGCGCACCCATCTTTTACTCAGGTTATCCTTATTGGATCGAGGTCCTGACCGATCGACGACAAACACGGAGCAGCCACACGGACAGTCCTCAAGCGTCGAGCGTGACCGACGGCCAACACCGTTGATCTCTTCCCCATGTCCTGCTCGACGATGAAAATGCCACGACCAGCTTGCCGAGCGAATCGATGCGGCGTTCTTTGATTGTGACGAGTACAAGCTACTCGCACTTATCCGGGCAGTACTATTTAGTGCACGATGACGCCACGTCTGTTGCAGGCGGTCATCGTCCACGGCGAACGTCGAATTCGGATGTGAAGCTCCTGTTGGACGGAATCACGCAGTGTCGATGCCAGGACGGAAACGCATATCTCTAACAGATCTTCGAATGACGCCCCTGTCGGTGGCGTACGAGGACTGCTCAAGCCTCGGTGCACTGATGGCTGCCGAACGCAACGGCCGTCCGCCCATACTGACCGGAACGCTCACTCCTTGAGCGTGACCGTTGTCCTGTTGAGCACCTCATCCGCCGAAACCTGCATTGTCTGATTCCCGACGCTGTACTCGCCGGCATACGGGACCGTCACCGTGGCCCGGCCATCGTCGCTGACAGTCGCCGTCTGCTCGTAGGTGATCGATTTACCCGAGATAGACTCCTCCGTACTCACGGTTACATTCGCTCCTGGCTCCCCGGGAACTTTGAGCGTTGCCCCAGGCACCACTACGAACACCGCTACGTCCTTATCGATGAATAGCGCTTGGTAGTGTGCGAGCCCGTCGGTACTATAACCGCCTGCACCATACTGCTTGAACAACTGTGCCTGCGTACTCTCGGCTGGTACATCGCTGTCGGTCTCAGTCATGACAACATAGCCGACCCGGCCCTCGAACTGGCCGTACTGGCCGTCAGGATCGGTATCAGAGACGAACGTCTCATAATTATTCCGAGCGTATCCGTATCTTCGTGACTCACCGTTGACGAAGTGGTTGTACATCCGGTTGTCGCCCCACTCGCTCAGCACGAAGTTTGCAGGATAAGTTCGGTTCGCTGCCTCTGCGTGTTCATCGATCGCGTCGACCGCGTCAACCTGCCCCTCGCTGTAGGTCGCGTTCGCCGTCAGACTTGGGACGTAGATGAGGCTCAATCCAAACACGAGCAGGCCGATACCGAGCAGGTAGGCGATCCGTTGTCCCTCTGGTATCGCGATTGAGGGATCAAGCCCGCCGTCGGCGGCCACTGCCCTTTCATCTCGAGAGTTGTCTGGGTGAATAGAATCCGCATCACGAAACGGAACAGGCGGCCGCGCCAGTTCGACGGCCGAGAGCAGTCGGACGGTCCCCAGTCCAGTGAGAATTGCCAGTGGAATCGCAAGTTGACCAGCAAATCTCACTTGAATTCCTGCGAGTACGAGAAGGTAGCCCGCGTAGGTACCGACGAGCAACCAGCCGGGTTCGTATCGACGAGCGACAAGCCAGACGATCCAGCCGAGTACCGCCAGCGCGATATAAAATCCCATCCCGAGCTGGTAAAGCGGGCCGAAGATGACGAAGTACTCCGTCGAAAACAGCGAGGCCGTCTCGGTCGCACCCTCGCGGAAGAACATATCATTGACGCGGACGATTGCTTCCGCCCACTCCTCGGGTTGTAGTCGTCGGAATGCGAACAGACCTCCCGTAGCGACGAGTCCCTCGAGAGCGAGCAACCCGCCGAGGTGAACATCTATCTGCTGCCACAGTTCGCCGATCGCGGCGACGGCGATCGAGCCGCCGAGTACCAGTGCGGGCGTTGTCGCGACGAACTCCGTGTGCCAGCCCCAGCGGTGGTGCAGGGTGAGCGAGAATGCACTCCCGACGGCCAGCCCGACGAGCAATGGCAGATTCGCTCGCATTGGTGAGATATCGGCTCGAGCGTCCATCGCGACCCGAAACGCGACGTAGCCTGCAAGCGGAACCAACAGGAGGGGCGAACCTCCCCAAGAATGAATCCCGGCTGCGATCGAGATCCCGAAGGTGACGACGATGAGCCACGTCACGTGCTCCCTGAGATGGTCCCGAACGGCCACCTGTCCATCAATACCGCTCTCGAGTCGTCGCTGGAGATCGACCGCGAGCCATGTCAGCGTCAGAAGTGTGATCCCGAGCCAAAAGTACTGATGGAGCTGGTGGTCGATGAAACCGAGCCCCGTGTAGACCGCATTGATCGGCGTGACAGCGAAGACGAGGACGGACGCGACCCCAACCCGGACGTCTCGAGTCAGCAAGACGGTGCACTTGTAGATCGCGAGCCCGAGTGCAACTGACGCGACGACGGGGAGCCACGCTGCAACCGTGTCAGCCGTTCCCTGTCCACCGCCGAGCAACTCGGCGACGAACCAGTTCGTCGCGTGTGCGAGCGGTCGCGTCCCGAAGACACCTGCCGGTGAGTCCGTGAGAATACCGTAATCTGTTGGTCCCGATGATTCCGCAATCAGCTCCTCCATCCAATAGCGGAAGTAATAGGGATCGTTCGCGGGCGAGACGACTCGGCCGTTCCGAAAGACCGACCGAAACGCCGTCATTCTAGCACCGGCAACGGCGACTAGCGCCCCGACCAATGCGACCATCGCCCGAGGATCGATGGCCGTCCAGAACCGTTCAAGATCGAAACCGCGGTCATCAGCTGCTGAATCCAACTCCTCTTCGAACTCCTCACCTGCCATCACTGCTTCAACGACCTCGGGGTCGGCAACTTGATATGCGCTATCGACCTTCTCGACGATTCCGCTCGAAACGAGTTCCCCGAACGTTCCCGAATCCAGATCGATATCGTCGAACGTCCAGGTGTCGTGTTCGGCGTCGGCCGCGAGGACGGTCTCGAGCACGTGGTCGCCGTCGTCGCGGTCCTCGAGAAACAACGCCGTGGCGTCCGAAAGGGTGTCCGGATCGCCGTCAGTAGACATTGTCTGTCTGGTGAGTGTACGACAGTATCATATTTTCGTTCGGAGAAGGTACTGACCGGATCGCACGTTACCACACTTGTGCGCCCGGTGTTCCACAGGCGTCACAGATCACCGCATCGTTTCCCTTGAAACTGCCCTGCAGAAGTTCACCCTCCTCACAAAACGTACAGGTTCTTCCCTCGAGGG containing:
- a CDS encoding MFS transporter, translated to MSTDGDPDTLSDATALFLEDRDDGDHVLETVLAADAEHDTWTFDDIDLDSGTFGELVSSGIVEKVDSAYQVADPEVVEAVMAGEEFEEELDSAADDRGFDLERFWTAIDPRAMVALVGALVAVAGARMTAFRSVFRNGRVVSPANDPYYFRYWMEELIAESSGPTDYGILTDSPAGVFGTRPLAHATNWFVAELLGGGQGTADTVAAWLPVVASVALGLAIYKCTVLLTRDVRVGVASVLVFAVTPINAVYTGLGFIDHQLHQYFWLGITLLTLTWLAVDLQRRLESGIDGQVAVRDHLREHVTWLIVVTFGISIAAGIHSWGGSPLLLVPLAGYVAFRVAMDARADISPMRANLPLLVGLAVGSAFSLTLHHRWGWHTEFVATTPALVLGGSIAVAAIGELWQQIDVHLGGLLALEGLVATGGLFAFRRLQPEEWAEAIVRVNDMFFREGATETASLFSTEYFVIFGPLYQLGMGFYIALAVLGWIVWLVARRYEPGWLLVGTYAGYLLVLAGIQVRFAGQLAIPLAILTGLGTVRLLSAVELARPPVPFRDADSIHPDNSRDERAVAADGGLDPSIAIPEGQRIAYLLGIGLLVFGLSLIYVPSLTANATYSEGQVDAVDAIDEHAEAANRTYPANFVLSEWGDNRMYNHFVNGESRRYGYARNNYETFVSDTDPDGQYGQFEGRVGYVVMTETDSDVPAESTQAQLFKQYGAGGYSTDGLAHYQALFIDKDVAVFVVVPGATLKVPGEPGANVTVSTEESISGKSITYEQTATVSDDGRATVTVPYAGEYSVGNQTMQVSADEVLNRTTVTLKE
- a CDS encoding HVO_A0556 family zinc finger protein, which gives rise to MQLTDDSVVSHPVLAALEGRTCTFCEEGELLQGSFKGNDAVICDACGTPGAQVW